The DNA sequence CCTTAACCACCATTTGCCAAGTTAAACGCCCATTTAACATTGCTAAAATCATAGCACCAAAAGATCCGATCGCACCTGCTTCTGTGGGAGTGGCAATACCCCAAAAAATACTACCTAAAACTAAAAAAATTAAAATTAGAGGAGGAAACATCGCCTGAGTAACCCTAACCCACAACTGTTTCCCACTTATTTTTCTCACCTCTAAAGGCAAAGCAGGAGCGCAATCAGGTCTTAACCATGCTACAATCAGCACATGAGCCGCAAAAACTCCCGCCATCAATAACCCCGGAATTAAAGAACCAATAAATAAATCCCCCACGGGTAAACCCAGTTGATCCGCCAACACCACAAGGACTACACTAGGAGGAATAATCTGCCCCAAAGTGCCACTAGCCGCAATCACTCCAGTTGCCAATTGTTTGTTATATCCATAACGTAACATGATGGGTAAGGAAATCAAGCCCATAGCCACCACCGTAGCCGCAACCACCCCTGTAGTAGCCGCCAATAAAGCACCCACCACCACCACCGCTAAAGCTAATCCCCCCCTCATCCTGCCGAATAAAATTCCCATCGTTTCTAATAATTTCTCAGCTATCCCTGTAGTTTCTAACATTGAGCCGAGAAAAATAAAATAAGGAATTGCCAACAAAGTATAATTAGACATAATGCCAAAAATACGAGAAGGCATTGCCGTCAAAAAAATGGGGTCAAAAACACCCAATAAACTACCAATCAAGGCAAAAACAAGGGCAACTCCTCCTAGTGAAAACGCCACAGGATAGCCCAAAGAAAGGAATACTAATGCCCCAACAAACATTAACAAACCTAACCAATCATAAGACATAATCTAAGACCCTATTGAAACAGAATAAAGTTTTGATAACTAAGAGTTTAAGGGAAACTAGAGAGAAATATAAAATAAACAATAAATTGAAAATTAATAAGATTTCTGAAACCTTGTAAATATATGTAAAGATTATTTAAAGACGTTAGGAAATAACCTCTACCATAAACAATAATTTAAAATTGTTAAAAAGCATTTATAGTAACCCGATTATTTAAAGAGCATAAAAATAGAAAATGAATATTGTAGTAGTAGGACTTTCTCACAAAACTGCCGCAGTGGAAGTAAGAGAAAAATTGAGTATTCCTGAAGCGAAAATAGAAGACTCCATTCGTCATTTACTCACTTACCCCCACATAGAAGAAGTTGCCATTATTAGCACTTGTAACCGCTTAGAAATTTATGCTGTAGTCAAAGAAACAGAGCAAGGGGTGAAAGAAATAACCCAATTTTTGGCAGAAATAGGTAATTTAGCCCTATTGGAGTTACGTCGTCACTTATTCATTCTTCTTCACCAAGATGCTATTCGTCACTTAATGCGTGTTGCCGCCGGATTAGAAAGTTTAGTTTTAGGGGAAGGGCAAATTCTTGCACAAGTAAAAACAACCCATAAACTGGGAATGAAATATAATGGTATGAGTAGATTGCTCGATCGCCTCTTTAAACAAGCAATTAGTGCAGGGAAAAGAGTTCGTACAGAAACCAATATCGGTACTGGTGCAGTATCTATTAGCTCGGCGGCAGTGGAATTAGTCGATACAAAAATAGAAGATTTATCCTCCCAGAAAGTTACCATTATCGGTGCGGGAAAAATGTCCCGTTTATTGGTTCAACATCTCTTAGCAAAAGGAGTTGAGGATATTATAATCGTTAATCGCTCCCATAATCGTTCTCAAGAATTAGCAAAACAATTTCCCCAAGCTAACTTAAAGCTACATCTGCTTGAAGATATGATGACCATGATTGCTCAGTCTGATATAGTGTTTACCAGTACAGGCGCAACTCAACCAATTCTCGACAAAAATAATCTTTCCTCTCTATCCATTAATCATTCACTGATGTTAGTTGAT is a window from the Cyanobacterium sp. Dongsha4 genome containing:
- a CDS encoding TRAP transporter large permease subunit, encoding MSYDWLGLLMFVGALVFLSLGYPVAFSLGGVALVFALIGSLLGVFDPIFLTAMPSRIFGIMSNYTLLAIPYFIFLGSMLETTGIAEKLLETMGILFGRMRGGLALAVVVVGALLAATTGVVAATVVAMGLISLPIMLRYGYNKQLATGVIAASGTLGQIIPPSVVLVVLADQLGLPVGDLFIGSLIPGLLMAGVFAAHVLIVAWLRPDCAPALPLEVRKISGKQLWVRVTQAMFPPLILIFLVLGSIFWGIATPTEAGAIGSFGAMILAMLNGRLTWQMVVKACKSTMLITTMVMFILLGSTAFSLVFRGIGGDRFIEELLVNLPGGVWGFLAVNMLLIFILGFFIDFFEIAFIVIPLFAPAAQILGIDLLWYGVILGANLQTSFLTPPFGFALFYLRGVAPPEVSTEDIYKGAIPFILLQLFVLILIIIFPALVNFLPSLSSAN
- a CDS encoding glutamyl-tRNA reductase is translated as MNIVVVGLSHKTAAVEVREKLSIPEAKIEDSIRHLLTYPHIEEVAIISTCNRLEIYAVVKETEQGVKEITQFLAEIGNLALLELRRHLFILLHQDAIRHLMRVAAGLESLVLGEGQILAQVKTTHKLGMKYNGMSRLLDRLFKQAISAGKRVRTETNIGTGAVSISSAAVELVDTKIEDLSSQKVTIIGAGKMSRLLVQHLLAKGVEDIIIVNRSHNRSQELAKQFPQANLKLHLLEDMMTMIAQSDIVFTSTGATQPILDKNNLSSLSINHSLMLVDISVPRNVASDVTELEFIKSYNVDDLKAVVAQNHASRREMAREAENLLEEEIEAFELWWQSLETVPTISCLRSKIEQIREQELEKALSRLGSEFAEKHQEVIEALTRGIVNKILHDPMVQLRTQKDIEARRKALHTLQTLFDLEVSEQLI